Proteins encoded in a region of the Novibacillus thermophilus genome:
- a CDS encoding carbohydrate ABC transporter permease yields MKFKQFPLPYRHRETISALLFLLPATLLLLTFIIYPMMQAFLTSFYNYNLISTSKTWVGINNYLNLFCDHTFYSSLWHSFYFAIIVIPIQTAIALGLALLVKKKFAGVGIFRSIYFLPVIISMGVASSVFKLIFNKDYGLLNAILERLGVSSIDFLSNPRIAMIGVAIIGIWKAMGFFMIVFLAGLNNIPNDLYEAAEVDGASVFQRFISITLPLIKRVMAFVVIITTMDALKIFIPVYITMEGGGPAGSTRTFAYFIYQTAFNQMDMGYATAAAFIFFVIVLLISIIQLRLFRSDVEY; encoded by the coding sequence TTGAAATTTAAACAGTTTCCACTCCCTTATCGCCACCGAGAGACAATATCCGCATTATTATTCTTATTGCCTGCTACTCTACTACTTTTAACGTTTATCATTTACCCCATGATGCAGGCGTTTCTTACAAGCTTTTACAATTATAACTTGATTAGTACTAGCAAAACGTGGGTCGGAATTAACAATTATTTGAACTTATTTTGTGATCATACGTTTTACTCGAGTTTATGGCATTCATTTTATTTCGCCATAATCGTTATTCCTATACAGACTGCAATTGCGTTAGGACTTGCACTACTAGTAAAAAAGAAATTTGCTGGCGTCGGCATTTTTCGGTCTATTTATTTTCTGCCTGTTATCATTTCAATGGGCGTAGCATCTTCCGTTTTTAAGTTAATTTTCAACAAAGATTATGGACTACTTAACGCTATATTAGAAAGGCTGGGTGTGTCTAGTATTGATTTTCTATCCAACCCAAGAATCGCGATGATTGGAGTAGCTATTATAGGGATTTGGAAAGCCATGGGTTTTTTTATGATCGTGTTTCTGGCTGGCTTAAACAATATTCCAAATGATTTATATGAAGCAGCTGAAGTTGATGGAGCTAGTGTTTTCCAGCGTTTTATTTCTATTACATTACCACTAATTAAGCGGGTAATGGCATTTGTTGTCATTATTACCACAATGGACGCCTTAAAAATATTTATCCCCGTCTACATCACGATGGAAGGAGGAGGGCCCGCTGGATCAACAAGAACGTTTGCTTATTTCATATATCAGACAGCGTTTAATCAAATGGACATGGGATATGCTACAGCGGCAGCCTTCATATTTTTTGTAATTGTACTATTAATATCGATTATTCAATTACGACTATTTCGGTCCGACGTCGAATACTAG
- a CDS encoding ABC transporter substrate-binding protein encodes MRNRKAAVILVSALLTVALFLSACTSDEGSATPTEDSEGPATSGEKASLQFWTFHTEAEETFFRELVDEYNSIQDDVHIEISFYNQDDYTTKTLPVAFAGESGPDIFMISPGDFMKFANSGIMADLTPYFPEGSLKDFLPSAIEAVTVDDKILALPFEMELLGLYYNEEMLEAANVEVPQTWDELIEAARALNTDETAGIVLPTDTGPYFNFVWYPFLWQQGGDVLNEDYTKSTFDSPEVVQALDLWGTIFQEGLAPSKLQYGPTEIDNLGTGKAAMQVVGTWAIPRIESEFPDVPINVAPIPIPEGGQHATAAGGWKMAVNSASTHVEEAAKFVMWAFGDDPARPLEWSTEVKFAYPARQSVIDAGEHVYTDGLRKVFTEEIYDSAIPEPSFPPEVVDAVGQALHSVMFGGVSGKDAAKEAHQKIVKELE; translated from the coding sequence ATGCGAAATCGTAAAGCCGCAGTCATTTTGGTCTCTGCGCTGTTAACGGTTGCGTTATTTCTCAGCGCATGTACATCGGATGAAGGATCTGCCACACCGACAGAAGATAGCGAAGGTCCGGCGACATCTGGAGAAAAGGCCTCTCTACAGTTTTGGACCTTCCATACAGAAGCAGAGGAAACATTCTTTAGGGAGTTAGTTGATGAATACAACTCGATACAAGACGACGTTCACATTGAAATCTCATTCTACAACCAAGACGATTATACCACAAAAACGTTACCTGTCGCATTTGCAGGCGAGTCAGGACCAGATATCTTCATGATTAGCCCGGGAGATTTTATGAAATTTGCCAACTCTGGCATTATGGCTGATTTAACGCCTTATTTTCCGGAAGGGTCCTTAAAGGATTTCTTACCGTCTGCGATCGAAGCTGTTACCGTGGACGACAAAATTTTGGCGCTTCCGTTTGAGATGGAGCTGTTAGGCCTCTATTACAACGAAGAGATGTTAGAAGCGGCAAACGTTGAAGTTCCCCAAACGTGGGATGAACTGATTGAAGCTGCTCGAGCTCTGAATACAGATGAAACGGCAGGCATTGTTTTACCGACTGACACGGGACCGTACTTTAACTTCGTTTGGTATCCTTTCCTGTGGCAACAGGGTGGGGATGTCCTGAATGAAGATTACACAAAATCTACATTCGACTCTCCGGAGGTAGTTCAGGCACTGGATTTATGGGGAACGATCTTTCAAGAAGGATTAGCTCCATCAAAGCTGCAATACGGACCGACAGAAATTGACAACTTGGGCACCGGCAAGGCAGCGATGCAAGTTGTCGGTACATGGGCGATTCCGCGAATCGAAAGCGAATTCCCCGACGTACCGATTAACGTAGCGCCAATTCCGATCCCTGAGGGAGGACAACACGCAACGGCTGCGGGTGGTTGGAAAATGGCCGTCAACAGTGCAAGTACACACGTTGAAGAAGCAGCGAAATTTGTGATGTGGGCCTTCGGTGACGACCCGGCTCGTCCGCTGGAATGGTCGACTGAAGTCAAGTTTGCATATCCTGCCAGACAGTCTGTCATTGATGCAGGTGAACACGTGTACACTGATGGATTGCGCAAAGTATTTACAGAAGAAATATATGATTCAGCCATTCCTGAACCTTCATTCCCGCCGGAAGTCGTAGACGCTGTTGGACAAGCGTTACACAGTGTGATGTTCGGTGGCGTTAGTGGTAAAGACGCCGCAAAGGAAGCGCATCAAAAAATTGTAAAGGAACTTGAATAG
- a CDS encoding ABC transporter substrate-binding protein, with amino-acid sequence MKRWKIVTIMGITLSLLFQVGCSPQESGSNRKASKVIELTFWDFQFDMHQELFQELVDEYNSIQDEVKIEYSSHGNSTDYSNQKLPVAFANNEGPDIFMTSAGDFNKYADAGLMADLTPYFKEGVQEDFLPSTIDAVTYDEKILALPLEMELLGLFYNKKMLEAHHIKPPETWEELLDAARKLKTDKVAGLVLPTDKGPYLNFIWYPFLWQQGGDVLNEDGTQSTFNSPEVT; translated from the coding sequence ATGAAGAGATGGAAAATTGTTACAATTATGGGTATTACTTTAAGTCTCCTGTTTCAAGTCGGCTGCTCTCCACAGGAGTCAGGGAGCAACCGTAAGGCATCAAAAGTGATAGAGCTGACCTTTTGGGATTTTCAGTTCGATATGCATCAAGAACTCTTTCAAGAACTGGTTGATGAATATAACTCGATTCAAGATGAGGTGAAAATTGAGTACTCCAGTCACGGCAATTCAACGGATTATTCTAATCAAAAACTGCCAGTTGCTTTTGCCAATAATGAAGGGCCAGATATTTTTATGACGAGTGCAGGAGATTTTAACAAGTATGCAGATGCAGGTCTGATGGCAGATTTAACTCCTTACTTTAAGGAAGGTGTTCAAGAGGATTTTCTTCCATCGACGATCGATGCCGTGACATACGATGAGAAAATTCTTGCGTTGCCCCTTGAAATGGAATTGTTGGGTCTGTTTTATAACAAGAAGATGTTAGAGGCACATCATATTAAACCCCCGGAAACATGGGAGGAGCTCTTAGATGCTGCTCGTAAGTTGAAAACGGATAAAGTTGCCGGGCTTGTACTTCCGACAGATAAAGGGCCATACTTAAACTTTATTTGGTATCCGTTTTTATGGCAACAAGGCGGAGACGTACTAAACGAAGATGGTACCCAATCCACGTTTAATTCTCCTGAAGTTACCTGA
- a CDS encoding ABC transporter substrate-binding protein, with product MKKLIGVFLFFLFALCVGCSSDADNGKKEGSNSNSREDTVEVTFWRHEHDPEEKAMKRLIESFEEEHPNIKVKMEIKTDYETALRTALAGGNAPDIMQIDSPTLASYANNGALLPLDAFYERDGGKEDITDAVVESLTYNGKMYAAPLNDASLAMFYNKKLFEEKGVELPPTDVNEAWTWEEVLNAAKKLNDPDQNVYGWVPTMGISSNEGQVFSAMPWIWQAGGDILSEDNSTASGYLDSDESKKALDFYRSLFHEEEVAPQEIPEDGFANGRLAIDVVGPWHISYLQSEYPDFVFGEDWDIAPLWRGKEQVTPMGSWNMAISSQSDYPEEAWLFVDWVTGEEGSKIWYEHTGNLPARHSTYEAIDSLNEHPMNIFVEQAKNYAKPRPVTPHYPVVSKAVGDLFEDLAINNTDVDEAVEKAVQEIDESLK from the coding sequence GTGAAAAAATTGATCGGAGTATTCTTGTTTTTCTTGTTTGCTTTGTGTGTAGGGTGTTCTTCAGATGCTGATAATGGAAAAAAAGAAGGGTCTAACTCTAATAGCAGAGAGGATACTGTAGAAGTTACTTTTTGGAGACATGAACATGACCCTGAAGAAAAAGCAATGAAGAGATTAATAGAGTCGTTTGAGGAGGAGCACCCTAATATTAAGGTCAAAATGGAAATAAAAACTGATTATGAAACAGCCCTAAGAACGGCTTTAGCAGGGGGGAATGCTCCAGACATAATGCAAATTGATAGCCCCACATTGGCTTCGTATGCTAATAATGGTGCCCTGTTACCACTTGATGCATTTTATGAGAGAGACGGTGGTAAAGAAGATATTACTGATGCGGTTGTAGAAAGTTTAACCTACAATGGTAAGATGTATGCTGCACCTTTGAACGATGCTAGCCTAGCCATGTTTTACAACAAAAAATTGTTTGAGGAGAAAGGGGTGGAATTGCCTCCAACAGATGTAAATGAAGCATGGACTTGGGAGGAAGTGTTAAATGCCGCTAAAAAGTTGAATGACCCAGATCAAAACGTTTATGGTTGGGTTCCCACTATGGGCATAAGTTCAAACGAAGGGCAGGTATTTTCTGCAATGCCTTGGATATGGCAAGCTGGGGGAGACATTTTAAGCGAAGATAACTCGACCGCCAGTGGTTATTTAGACTCAGATGAATCCAAAAAAGCACTTGATTTTTATAGATCTCTGTTTCATGAAGAGGAGGTTGCGCCACAAGAGATACCTGAAGATGGATTTGCGAATGGAAGACTAGCAATCGATGTTGTAGGACCGTGGCATATCTCTTATTTACAAAGCGAGTATCCTGATTTTGTTTTTGGAGAGGATTGGGATATCGCGCCATTGTGGAGGGGGAAAGAACAGGTGACTCCAATGGGCAGTTGGAATATGGCGATTTCTTCACAATCGGACTACCCGGAGGAAGCATGGTTATTCGTCGATTGGGTGACAGGAGAAGAAGGTTCCAAGATATGGTATGAGCATACAGGTAATTTACCAGCCAGGCATTCTACTTATGAAGCAATCGATTCTCTTAACGAACATCCAATGAACATCTTCGTAGAACAGGCGAAAAATTATGCTAAACCACGCCCTGTTACACCTCATTATCCTGTCGTTAGCAAGGCCGTAGGAGATTTGTTTGAAGATTTAGCAATCAATAACACGGATGTTGATGAGGCGGTAGAAAAGGCGGTACAAGAAATAGATGAATCATTAAAATAA
- a CDS encoding glycoside hydrolase family 172 protein, translating into MNGGVEMRFFGSSLRDLYRERSGKRKRESSYDRTGGNRDFYKIYPGDRCEIFNVTGSGCITHIWMTMAPLEEVDESFLHRKIVIRMYWDGETIPSVEAPIGDFFGMGHGITKNYWSAPLAMSPEDGRSLNCFFPMPYATNARIEIESEAEHPIKFYFYIDYEEYEGEVDSQLRFHAQWRRELTKGIDDNISNALYQFGGKNTTGENNYVILEAEGRGHYVGCNLNIHNLRFTHEWNWYGEGDDMIFIDGEAWPPTLHGTGMEDYFNTAWCPQQEQNTPYHGIILGGGPNWSGKITAYRYHIQDPIMFNQSIKVTIEHGHNNHRSDDYSSTAYWYQTLPHKTYQPIASVEKRMPLPDTLPFNREDFEKCFNY; encoded by the coding sequence ATGAATGGGGGCGTCGAAATGCGATTTTTCGGTTCTTCTCTCAGAGATTTATACCGGGAAAGAAGCGGTAAAAGAAAAAGAGAGTCCAGTTATGACCGTACCGGCGGCAACCGTGACTTTTACAAAATTTATCCCGGAGATCGTTGTGAAATTTTCAATGTGACAGGGTCTGGATGCATCACTCACATTTGGATGACGATGGCTCCTTTAGAAGAAGTAGATGAATCATTTCTCCATCGAAAAATCGTCATAAGGATGTACTGGGACGGAGAGACCATACCGAGCGTTGAGGCGCCCATCGGTGATTTCTTCGGGATGGGACACGGTATCACAAAAAACTATTGGTCTGCTCCGCTCGCCATGAGTCCAGAAGATGGTCGTTCCTTAAATTGTTTTTTTCCGATGCCGTATGCGACAAATGCCAGAATTGAGATCGAAAGTGAAGCTGAACATCCTATTAAATTCTATTTTTACATCGATTACGAAGAGTATGAGGGGGAAGTTGATTCACAGCTGAGGTTTCACGCCCAATGGCGAAGAGAATTGACGAAAGGAATTGACGATAATATTTCGAACGCTTTATACCAGTTCGGCGGTAAAAATACGACAGGCGAAAACAACTACGTCATTTTGGAAGCAGAAGGAAGGGGCCACTATGTTGGTTGTAATTTAAATATTCACAACTTACGCTTTACCCATGAATGGAATTGGTATGGCGAAGGTGACGACATGATTTTCATTGACGGGGAAGCTTGGCCGCCGACACTGCATGGGACAGGGATGGAAGATTACTTTAATACAGCTTGGTGTCCGCAACAAGAGCAGAACACGCCCTATCACGGCATTATTCTCGGCGGAGGACCGAACTGGTCTGGGAAAATAACAGCTTATCGCTATCACATCCAAGATCCGATCATGTTTAATCAGTCCATCAAGGTGACGATTGAACACGGACACAACAATCACAGAAGCGATGATTACTCCAGTACGGCCTATTGGTACCAAACGTTACCGCATAAGACATATCAGCCGATCGCCTCTGTTGAGAAACGGATGCCTCTTCCAGATACGTTGCCGTTTAACAGAGAAGACTTTGAAAAATGCTTCAACTATTGA
- a CDS encoding KpsF/GutQ family sugar-phosphate isomerase, translating to MNVIDSLRDVIKAESVAMQMLPEQIEESFEKAVQLIWNCKGKVILSGVGKSGHIGKKIAASLASTGTPAFFVHATEGLHGDLGMIQQDDVVILISNSGETEEVLSLLPSLKKIGSVLIAITSNKNSTLAKYCDTALTYQYDREADHLGLAPTTSTTLTLVIGDALAIVLSKLRNFRKEDFHLYHPGGSLGRQLSNK from the coding sequence ATGAATGTCATCGACAGTTTACGAGATGTCATTAAGGCTGAAAGTGTCGCGATGCAGATGCTTCCTGAACAAATTGAAGAGAGCTTTGAAAAGGCGGTTCAGTTGATTTGGAATTGCAAAGGCAAAGTGATCCTATCAGGTGTCGGCAAATCGGGACACATCGGTAAAAAGATCGCTGCCTCTCTGGCAAGTACAGGGACCCCAGCTTTTTTTGTACACGCTACGGAAGGTCTTCACGGCGATTTGGGCATGATTCAACAGGACGATGTGGTCATCCTTATATCCAACAGCGGTGAGACAGAGGAAGTTCTCAGTCTGCTGCCCTCTCTAAAAAAAATCGGTTCTGTACTTATTGCCATTACATCAAACAAAAATTCAACACTTGCGAAATATTGTGATACAGCCCTCACGTATCAGTATGACAGGGAAGCTGATCACCTCGGTCTTGCACCGACCACGAGTACGACTTTAACGCTCGTGATTGGAGACGCCTTGGCAATCGTTTTGTCAAAGTTGAGGAATTTCAGAAAAGAGGACTTTCACTTATATCACCCCGGCGGCAGTTTGGGTCGACAGCTATCCAACAAATAA
- the rbsK gene encoding ribokinase, with translation MKILVVGSFMMDMVVRTPRVPEMGETIIGNSFSRVPGGKGANQAVAASRLQGDVVMAGKLGNDIFADEFLEILRNEGIDTQYVLRDSALPTGIGNVTVDETGNNRIIVVPGANLAYQPTDLNAIEDVIQKASVVMLQLEMHMATVEHAVDLAYKYGVPVILNPAPARALSDELLKKVTYLTPNKAEAEQLSDMKICDKKDVKRSADVLLRKGVKNVIITLEKDGAYFANASEERFIPGFEVQPVDTVAAGDSFNGALAVAIVQGKDLKQAVGFANAVGALTVTHQGAIPSLPNLQDVERFIRTHKATQLF, from the coding sequence TTGAAGATACTTGTAGTTGGCAGTTTTATGATGGATATGGTCGTCCGAACGCCGAGGGTACCAGAAATGGGGGAAACAATTATAGGAAACAGCTTTTCACGCGTTCCTGGCGGGAAAGGAGCCAATCAGGCAGTTGCTGCTTCGCGACTTCAAGGTGACGTTGTGATGGCAGGGAAGCTAGGAAATGACATTTTCGCTGATGAGTTTCTAGAGATACTGAGGAATGAAGGGATCGACACACAGTATGTTTTAAGAGATTCAGCACTTCCAACGGGTATCGGGAACGTTACTGTAGACGAAACAGGAAATAATCGCATCATTGTCGTCCCTGGAGCTAATTTGGCTTATCAGCCCACTGATTTAAACGCGATTGAAGATGTCATTCAAAAAGCAAGTGTCGTCATGTTGCAATTAGAAATGCATATGGCGACGGTAGAACACGCTGTTGATCTCGCCTATAAATACGGGGTGCCCGTGATTCTCAATCCGGCACCTGCAAGAGCGTTAAGTGATGAATTACTAAAAAAAGTGACGTATTTAACTCCAAATAAAGCAGAAGCAGAACAGTTAAGCGATATGAAAATCTGTGACAAGAAAGACGTAAAACGGTCTGCAGATGTCCTTCTCCGCAAAGGAGTCAAGAATGTGATCATTACGTTGGAAAAGGACGGTGCTTATTTCGCGAACGCCTCAGAAGAAAGATTTATACCCGGGTTTGAAGTCCAGCCGGTCGATACGGTTGCAGCTGGCGACTCGTTCAACGGGGCCCTAGCAGTCGCGATAGTACAAGGGAAAGACCTGAAACAAGCTGTAGGATTTGCCAACGCTGTAGGGGCTTTAACCGTGACCCATCAAGGTGCCATTCCATCCTTGCCCAATTTGCAGGATGTTGAAAGATTTATTCGCACGCATAAGGCCACGCAACTATTTTAA
- a CDS encoding carbohydrate ABC transporter permease: protein MRGLKVIKLIFMILLSFIVLLPVIWMVTSSFRPHSEIFRYTEFGWELFIPVDFTFENYVDIFSNQDRPFGVYILNTLFVAVVGTVSGLFINALAAFSFAKLRFPLKKTLMVLFLSTLVIPFEAIMIPQYLLIRDLGWLDSYKALIIPQIVWAFGIFMLIQFFSDIPRDMLEAARIDGASWLQIFFRIAVPISTPALITLGIMTFINRWDEFLWPLIVISDDSRQLIQVAIASYTTQYSTSWGLIFAASTVASIPTLIIFLFLQRYYVQGITTTGLKG from the coding sequence TTGAGGGGCTTAAAGGTCATCAAACTCATATTTATGATTTTACTTTCATTTATTGTATTGCTTCCCGTGATTTGGATGGTGACAAGTTCATTTCGGCCGCACTCAGAAATTTTTCGATATACTGAATTTGGTTGGGAATTATTCATCCCAGTAGATTTTACATTTGAAAATTATGTAGACATTTTCTCAAATCAAGATCGTCCATTCGGTGTTTACATATTAAACACACTTTTTGTAGCAGTTGTAGGAACGGTAAGCGGTTTATTTATCAATGCCCTAGCTGCATTTTCCTTTGCTAAATTAAGGTTTCCACTAAAAAAAACCTTAATGGTATTGTTTTTGTCCACCTTGGTCATCCCGTTTGAAGCGATAATGATCCCTCAGTATTTACTTATTAGAGATCTTGGTTGGTTGGACAGTTATAAAGCTTTGATCATACCTCAAATTGTATGGGCATTTGGCATTTTCATGTTAATACAGTTTTTTTCAGATATCCCTAGGGACATGTTAGAAGCTGCACGAATTGATGGTGCCTCTTGGCTTCAAATATTTTTTCGAATTGCTGTTCCGATAAGTACGCCTGCATTAATTACATTGGGAATAATGACTTTTATTAACAGATGGGATGAATTTTTATGGCCACTAATTGTAATAAGTGATGATAGTAGACAATTAATCCAGGTTGCCATTGCTTCATATACAACACAATATTCAACTTCATGGGGATTAATTTTTGCTGCTTCAACAGTAGCCTCTATCCCAACTTTGATTATATTTTTGTTTTTACAACGGTATTATGTGCAAGGAATTACGACTACAGGTTTAAAAGGGTAA
- a CDS encoding LacI family DNA-binding transcriptional regulator, with the protein MARVTIKDVAKKANVSTATVSRVLNNVGFVSEEIKKRVFDAVDQLNYQPNAVARSLKQDKTNTIGVVIPDISNPYFMTISKGIEDTIQELGYQLIFCSSDENPEKESGFLRLLYGNRVEAIVLATSGKNEELIDDIHRAGIPIILMDRRIEQPDLKLNLVEEDNLQAAYDITKSLIEQGHTNIGVVNGPDHVSTAKDRYLGYKKAIDAYGIAEDPNLTFNGAFSQEGGRQAVEHFLNLKKKPTAILALNNAMAFGVLLELFKRGYRVPEDMTVASYGEIEAAELLQNLCITSIKQYPYEMGKKIGNLILNCLLKKDVPPSHEVIQSTLVLPNKNQKNE; encoded by the coding sequence ATGGCGAGAGTAACCATTAAAGATGTAGCAAAAAAAGCAAATGTATCGACAGCCACCGTATCAAGAGTTTTGAACAATGTTGGGTTCGTGAGTGAAGAAATCAAAAAACGGGTATTTGATGCTGTCGATCAGTTAAATTATCAGCCTAATGCTGTGGCAAGAAGTTTAAAACAGGACAAGACAAATACGATTGGCGTCGTCATCCCCGATATTTCCAATCCGTACTTCATGACGATTTCTAAAGGGATTGAAGATACCATTCAAGAACTCGGCTATCAATTAATCTTTTGTAGCAGCGACGAAAACCCGGAAAAAGAAAGTGGGTTTTTGCGCCTCTTGTACGGGAATCGGGTCGAGGCTATCGTATTGGCAACGTCTGGAAAAAATGAAGAGTTGATAGACGACATCCACCGCGCTGGTATCCCGATCATTTTAATGGATCGAAGGATCGAGCAGCCTGATTTAAAACTTAACTTAGTAGAAGAAGACAATTTACAAGCTGCTTACGACATTACAAAGTCACTTATAGAACAGGGACATACAAATATCGGTGTAGTAAATGGCCCAGATCACGTAAGTACTGCAAAAGATCGCTATTTGGGCTACAAAAAAGCGATTGATGCGTACGGGATAGCAGAGGATCCCAACCTTACTTTTAATGGTGCCTTCTCTCAAGAAGGCGGTAGGCAAGCTGTTGAACATTTTCTTAATTTAAAGAAAAAGCCGACAGCCATTTTAGCCCTTAACAACGCGATGGCATTCGGTGTCTTGCTAGAACTGTTTAAAAGAGGATACCGGGTTCCTGAAGATATGACGGTGGCTTCTTATGGTGAAATTGAGGCTGCAGAGTTACTACAAAATTTGTGCATCACGTCAATCAAACAATATCCTTACGAGATGGGTAAAAAAATCGGGAACCTCATTCTGAATTGTTTGCTAAAAAAAGATGTGCCTCCGAGTCACGAAGTAATTCAATCTACTTTGGTTTTACCAAACAAAAATCAAAAAAATGAATAG
- a CDS encoding transposase: MSNFAHILNDRFSIVAATRDDEYVAQVISTTKTMDSVHNLEDEAILDDFMGYLSETGVLHSFSTFQASQYQRVMIPFYYFLITYLAKTLLGIKAMKSLPALLFSDQGVMRTLGFSAMVLEEGYCNRGAGKRHNDTPPASPFTPQTLAEFMNKATPQEIEQLFNTNIANLAASGAFYQQVTGIIDGTDIETTPNYEGAGKVMRKKKIHNKKGVREIECVVYGWKAIVLFDQHTEIPLALKVVPIHEHESKYTRVLIEQAQRNLGKHSRITQVLMDRGFLDGTTLYWLDQQKITFVIPARSNMDVAQDARDLAQASMGVTDTRQEKQTSGRGKSKTEHILETQVTGVKALTSYVDYRDPAKPAKQYSKTGGGGCPINAVVIQRYRNEEIPADKCPVFLTNSPVDRPFVPYDAYDGRSLIENLLFREGKQGWNLEHAPTKTANGMVSHVYFTFLTIALTTAYRTWCAEQTEEGEESESSNQPSKGIRNWRRRLMQENQDQIIVFSGPYYGIFHLMTFVQLMGGQVKDQSPRETAVFRQNHHFSP; the protein is encoded by the coding sequence ATGAGTAACTTCGCCCACATCTTAAACGACCGTTTTTCCATTGTGGCCGCTACAAGGGATGATGAATACGTCGCCCAGGTGATCAGCACCACGAAAACGATGGACAGCGTACACAACCTGGAAGATGAAGCTATCTTGGATGATTTTATGGGCTACTTGTCAGAAACCGGTGTCCTCCATTCTTTTTCCACCTTTCAAGCTAGCCAGTATCAACGGGTGATGATTCCGTTTTATTACTTCTTGATCACGTATTTGGCCAAAACATTGCTGGGCATTAAGGCGATGAAAAGTTTGCCTGCTCTGTTGTTTAGTGATCAGGGTGTGATGCGAACCTTGGGCTTTTCGGCTATGGTGTTGGAAGAAGGGTACTGTAATCGGGGTGCCGGTAAACGGCATAACGACACCCCACCCGCCAGCCCGTTTACCCCTCAGACACTGGCAGAATTCATGAATAAGGCGACACCACAGGAGATTGAACAACTGTTTAACACCAATATCGCCAACTTAGCGGCATCTGGTGCTTTCTACCAACAAGTGACGGGCATCATCGATGGCACCGATATCGAAACGACGCCGAACTACGAAGGTGCCGGAAAAGTGATGCGCAAAAAGAAAATCCACAACAAAAAGGGCGTCCGGGAGATCGAGTGTGTCGTTTACGGATGGAAAGCGATTGTGTTGTTTGACCAGCACACGGAAATTCCCCTTGCTCTAAAAGTCGTCCCCATTCATGAACACGAGTCCAAATATACGCGTGTGCTCATCGAGCAGGCTCAGCGCAATCTGGGCAAGCACAGCCGGATCACCCAAGTGTTGATGGATCGGGGCTTTCTGGACGGCACCACCTTATATTGGCTCGACCAACAAAAGATCACATTTGTGATTCCCGCACGCTCCAACATGGACGTCGCCCAGGATGCACGGGACTTGGCTCAAGCGTCCATGGGGGTGACGGATACACGCCAAGAAAAACAGACGTCCGGTCGTGGCAAAAGCAAAACCGAGCACATCCTCGAGACCCAAGTTACTGGTGTCAAGGCGTTAACCAGTTATGTCGATTATCGGGACCCGGCAAAGCCCGCAAAGCAATACAGTAAGACGGGCGGCGGCGGTTGCCCAATCAACGCCGTGGTCATTCAACGCTACCGAAACGAGGAGATCCCGGCAGACAAATGCCCTGTTTTTTTGACCAACAGTCCCGTTGACCGCCCTTTTGTTCCGTATGATGCTTATGATGGGCGCAGCCTTATTGAGAATTTACTTTTTCGTGAAGGCAAACAGGGCTGGAATCTGGAACATGCGCCAACCAAAACGGCCAATGGCATGGTATCGCACGTCTATTTCACGTTTTTGACCATTGCCCTGACAACGGCTTATCGAACTTGGTGTGCCGAGCAAACGGAAGAAGGCGAAGAGAGTGAATCCTCTAATCAGCCGTCGAAAGGGATTCGCAATTGGCGTCGTCGCCTTATGCAAGAAAATCAAGATCAGATCATTGTGTTCAGTGGCCCTTATTATGGTATCTTCCATCTCATGACCTTTGTTCAGCTTATGGGAGGTCAAGTTAAAGACCAGTCTCCCCGTGAGACTGCCGTTTTTCGACAAAATCATCATTTTTCGCCTTAA